Genomic segment of Sphingobium sp. Z007:
TGTCGCATCAGCCCGATGGTTCATTCCGGGCGTTCATCAATTCATGTACCCATCGCGGCAACCAGATTTGCCACGCCGACAGCGGCAATGCGAAGGCTTTCGTCTGCAACTATCACGGTTGGGTTTACGGGCAGGACGGCAGCCTCGTGGATGTGCCGCTCGAATCGCGATGCTATCACGGCCAACTTGATAAAGCGCGACTGGGCGCCAAACATGTCCGGGTAGAAACCTACAAGGGTTTCATTTTCGGCTGCGGCGATGCTGACGCACCAAGCCTCGAGGAATATCTGGGCGAATTCTGCTGGTATCTTGATACGATTTGGGAAGGCGCCGGCGGCGGGCTGGAATTGCTCGGCCCTCCGATGAAAAGCATTCTGGCTTGTAACTGGAAGGTGCCGACCGAAAATTTCGTCGGTGACGGATATCATGTTGGCTGGACCCACGCCGGTGCCTTGCATGGGATTGGCGGAGAACTCGCCGGTTTGGCTGGCAATCGCGCTGAAATGCCGTTCGAAGATCTCGGTCTTCAATTCACAACTCGGCACGGCCACGGATTTGGCGTGATCGACAATGCCGCCCCCGCTATCCACGTCAAGCGAGATGGTTGGGCAAAATATCTGGCCGACACGCGCGGTGAAGTGCTGCGGAAATTCGGGCCAGAGCGTGAGCGTCTTTATGTCGGTCACTGGAATTGCTCGATCTTCCCGAGTTGTTCGTTCCTTTATGGCACCAACACATTCAAAGTCTGGCATCCGCGGGGACCGCATGAGATTGAGGTTTGGACTTATACGATGGTGCCGCGCGACGCAGACCGGGAAACCAAGAGCATCATTCAGCGCGAAGCGAGCCGGAGTTTCGGAACGGCCGGAACGCTGGAAAGCGACGATGGCGAGAACATGTCGTCAGCCACATTTGTCAATCGCGGAAACATCACTCGCGACGGGCGGATGGACTCCAGCATGGGCGTTGGCTTCGAAGGGCCGCATCCGGTCTATCCAGGGATCGTCGGTTCCAGCTTTATCGGGGAGACGTCCCATCGGGGTTTCTATCGCTTCTGGAAGGAATTGCTGGATGCACCCAATTGGGATGCCGTGAAAGCGAACGACAGCGTATGGGACTCAGTTTTCCTCAATCGCGACTACTGGACGGCAAAGCTCGACGCGGCCGAGTAGTCGGTCACGAGCCCTAAAGCTTTTTCATAACTTACCGAAACCGGAGTGTTTATGTCGGTTGAACGAGTTCTGGCGGGATTAGACGTCCAGTACGCCATAGATATGCACTACCGCGCCGAAGTTCGATTATGGCAGACCGGACAATATCGCGAGTGGTTGAATAATATGGTAGCCGAGGACATCCATTACTGGATGCCGATCTACGAACAGCGATTTCTTAGGGACCGTCGTCCTGACCCGACGCCTGACGACGCCGCGATATATAATGACGATTATGGCGAACTTGATCAACGCGTTCAGCGACTTTATACGGGTACCGTGTGGATGGAGGATCCGCCTTCCAAAATCCGTTACTTCGTCAGCAATATCGAAGCGTTCGACACGGGGAACGGAGAATTCGACGTCTATTCGAACGTGCTCGTTTATCGGAATCGCCGCCAGCTTGAGATGACTGTGCATACACTCGGGCGCGAAGACAAGCTGCGCCGCGTTGACGACGGGTTTAAGGTCTTCCGACGTAAGCTACTGCTCGATGCAAGGGTTACCCAAGACAAGAACCTGTATTTTTTCTGTTGAACGTGCGCCGCAGAGCGCTGGAGAGGGAGACTCGATATGGAAGCTTATGCCGCGATCATCGAACGCAAGGGGGGTGAGTTCGTTCTTGATGCGATCGACATCGAGGAACCCCGCGACAACGAAGTGCTTGTCAAGATCGCTGCGGCCGGGATGTGCCACACTGATCTGACTGTACGAGACCAATACTATCCAACGCCGCTTCCTGCCGTCTTGGGCCATGAAGGATCAGGAATTGTCGAAAAGGTCGGGCGCGGCGTCACCACAGTTAAAGCTGGCGACAAGGTAGTGTTGTCGTTTAGCTATTGCGGAACCTGCCCGTCATGCATGAAAGGTCACCAGGCTTATTGCCCAAGCCTTTTTCCACTCAATTTCATGGGGCGCAGGCTGGACGGAACGACCCCGATCCGGCGCAATGGAGAAGAGTTGAATGCATGCTTCTTCGGTCAGTCCTCGTTCGCAACCTACTCAATCGCGAATGAAAACAACTGCGTAAAGGTCGCCGACTCCGCCCAGATCGAGTTGCTTGGTCCATTGGGTTGCGGAATTCAAACCGGTGCAGGCGCTGTCCTAAACGCCCTGCAGCCCGCCCCGGGTTCGTCGATCGCAATCTTTGGCGTCGGCTCAGTCGGGCTCAGTGCTGTGATGGCCGCTAAGGCTTCCGGTTGCCTTAAGATTATTGCAGTCGATCGCAATCCAACGCGGCTTCAATTGGCTCGTGAACTAGGCGCGACTGATCTTGTCGATGCAACGACCACCAATGCCCAAGAGGCGATTATTGCCCGAACCAATGGCGGCGCGGACTATGCGATCGATACCACTGCCATACCTCAAGTTCTGCGAAGCGCAGTGGACAGTACGCATACGATGGGGGAAACAGCCGTCGTCGGCGGTGCGGCGTTGGGCACCGAATTCACGCTTGATATGAACAACATGCTTTTCGGTCGCAAGCTACGTGGGGTGGTCGAAGGCTCAAGCACTCCCCAAGTCTTTATTCCGCAACTAATTGCCATGCGAGAGGCCGGCCTTTTTCCGTTCGAGCGGCTATGTACGTTCTACGATTTTGACCAGATTAATCAGGCTGTCGAAGACACAGAAAAAACAGGTAATGCGATTAAGGCCATTCTCAAGATGTGATTTGGCGATACAGCCGTGTTTGATCGATCTTGGCATCAGAGCGGGTGAGATTGATTATTTAACCGTATTTTAGATATACTACAAAGGCAGCCTATCCATTACAGGGATGATTGTAGTTATTGATGTAACTCATTAGGATATTTGCACCTATTGATGTGAAAACATACTCCGTCATTGGCCTGTTTCGAGAATTAGTCTATATCTCGTTAAATGTGGTCTGCGGTCGTCTAGAGAGGGGTATTGTGTTTATGTGACTGCCTCAGTGCCAACTGCATATCGTCCTATGCGCTTTTATGCGGGTGCCTGGTAAACTTTTGACGTACGCGCGATGACCTTAATTGATTGGATTTCGTAACATGCCTTCAGTCAGTTCCGAAGCTAAAATTAAAGGCGGTTAGTCGGTCGAAATACACCGTGCCGATCTCGGGTTACGACCAAGTTGTTTAGTCCTATCTGTTTACGCAATGCGGCTTTCAATTGAAGACTTGGTAAAGTTTAAAATGAATCAGGATGATTACAAGTCACAAAGTAGCAGACGGATGAATTCGATCGATAAACGGGGCACCAGCGTCTGGTCAAACTGTTCAGACACCTCTCCAGTTGGAAACGGACTTCGAGATGCCCGGCGATATTGGGCGGCTCTCTCGATCTGGTGTGCGATAATTCTAACCATTATTGACGCATCGATCGCTAGTGTTGCACTGCCCTTCATCTCCAAAGGGCTTCAACTGACCGCCGCGAAGTCGGTGTGGGTGATCAACGCCTATCAGATAGCAATCGTAATGGCCCTTTTGCCGATGGCAAAGGTGAGCGATATACTCGGCTACAAGAAAGTCTATCTGTCAGGCATTTTGCTTTTCATGATCGCCGCCTCTGGCAGTATCTTCGCTGGTAGCCTGACTATGCTCGCTGTCGCGCGTTTTGTGCAGGGAATTGGTGCGGCCGCGGTAATGGTAACCAGCGGAGCTTTGGTCCGGTCAATTTATCCTCCCGAACTCGTCCCGCGTGGAATTGGCTACAATACCATTGCCGTTTCCTTCGCCTCTGCATCGGGGCCAGCGGCATGCGCAGTGGTCCTCTCGTTTGCAAATTGGCATGCGGTGTTTGCCGTGGGCCTTCCGTTTGGTCTGGTTGCGCTAGCGCTCGGATGGTGGGCTCTCCCTTCCACGGCGTCTGCGAAACGCTCTTTTGACACGATTTCGGCACTAATGTGCTGTCTGGGTTTCGCTGCAGGTTTTTCTATTCTCAGTGATTTGGCCCAAAACTCCTCCTCAGAATGGACATTCATTAAAGTCGGCGTTGCGGTTTCTGCTATATTTTTCCTCCGGAAGCGTACTTCTATCAGCCATGAGTCGATGGTACCACTGGATTTGCTGAAGATGGGCTCTCTTCGTTTAGCATATGGCATGTCCGCTTCAGCTTATGCAGTTATGATACTGATAACACTATCATTTCCTTTCGTTCTACAACAACGGTTGCATTTCGGGCCTGAATTGATCGGCATGCTCATGGTTCCGCTGCCGATCGGCATCATGATTGCCGCATTCGTTGCCGGCCGCCTAGTTAATCGCTTTTCGTCGGCCGGGTTGTGTAGTTCGGGATTAATCTCACTTGCGGGAGGAGCAATTTGCCTTTCGTTTATACATCCGGGCAGCTCAGTGTTCTTGATAATTGCAGCGGTGGCCATTTGCGGTTTGGGTTTTGGGATTTTCCAAGTCCCGAACAACCATAGTATGTTGGCTACCGCACCCCATTCTCGCGCTGGAGCGGCTTCTGCAATGCTTTCCTTGTCACGGTTGATCGGCCAAACGCTAGGAGCATTACTGGCGGCGTCGCTCTTTCGCATGATCGGCGCGCAGAGTGATGCGCCAATTGTAGTTGCTGCTTTCATCGCTTTGACAGTGGCGAGCATAACGTTACTAATAAGATATCGAACAATAGTCTCGATAGGCTGAATAATAGAGGTTGAGGCGTGGTATGTCCGTGCCCGGGGGCATTTCCCCAACGATGATGCTGCCACCAAACTGCTATATCTGATCTTGAACCGATCGGAGAAAGAGTGGAAAATGCCCCCGCGTGAGTGGAACATGGCGAAGGCGCAATTTGCCGTGCTCTTCGGCGAACGTTTCATCAGGGCCATGACGGCCTGATGGTCAACCGCCTCGCCGCACACGAAATTCCTGACAGTCCCGCGGCCAGCGAAGCCCCGGCTGGGCGGCAACGCGCCGATCGCCCCCGCAAAACCAACCGGGGCTCTCTGCCTGCGCATTTGGAACGGATCGAGCAGGTCATCGATATCGACGATAAGGCCTGTCCCTGCTGCGCCGGCACTCTCCACCAGATCGGCGAGGATGTGGCCGAGCGGCTCGACGTCGTTCCTATTACTTTTCGTGTGCTGTTCACAAGCCGCCCGCGCTACGGCGGCCGTTCCTGCGAGAGCGCTGTCGTTCAGGCGCCGGCACCGGCGCGCATCATTGAAGGCGGCATCCCGACCGAAGCGCTGATCGCGCAGGTGCTGGTCGCTAAATATGCCGACCATTTGCCGCTCTATCGACAGGCCCAGATCTACGCCCGGCGGGGTATCCACCTGGACCGCTCGACGCTGGCAGATTGGGTCGGCCGGGCTGCATGGTATCTGCGCCCTTTGCGAGAGCGTATTCTTGCCGAGTTGCGGCAAGCCGAGCGGCTGTTCGCTGATGAGACGACTGCCCCGGTGCTCGATCCGGGACGCGGACGAACTAAGACGGGTCAGCTATGGGCCTACGCCCGTGACGATCGACCATGGGTGGCGGCGACCCGCCAATGGTCGCCTATGTCTACGCCCCAGATCGCAAAGCGGAACGGCCCGAGGCGCATCTCGGCACCTTTGCGGGCATCCTGCAGGTCGACGGCTATAGTGGCTATGCCGCACTTGCGCGGCGGCGCCAGCAGGTGCAACTCGCCTGTTGCGCGACGATCTGGGGTTCTTCCGCATCTTTGGTGCAAGTTGAGGGATTCACACGCGAATCGGGTGAGTGCATAGAGTCGGGATTACGGTCAGCGATGGTATTTGCTCGTGGTCCAGATGTCTTCGGTTTCTCCCGTTCCTGCAGGTTTGACGATTGTCAGTCGCGACGAAACAGCGGACGGGAGGCTCCATTTGGATGTGAGGCCAGTTCAGCGTTCCTCCTCGTGCCCCGGTTGCGGACGGCACTCGAGCAGCGTGCATAGCCATTACCAGCGCCATCTCTCGGATTTGCCCTGGCATGGACGGATTGTGGCGATGCGCCTCACGGCGCGGCGCTTTCGCTGCAGGACGCCTGATTGCAGGGTGCAGATATTCACGGAGCGATTGCCCGGGGTCGCCGCTTCGAGGGCGCAACGCTCCGATCGGCTTGCAGAGAGCCAGCGCGCTATGGCTCTTGTAGCGGGCGGTGAGCCGGGCTCCCGCCTCGCCCATAGGTTGGCGATGCCGGTGAGCGGCGATACATTGCTGCGGATGATCCGGTCGGCGCCTGTGCCGGGTTTCGTTGCCCCTACGATCGTGGGCATCGACGATTGGGCGTGGCGGCGCGGACAGCGCTACGGAACGATCATCTGCGACCTGGAGCGTATCCATCCGGCGAGACGCGCCTTGTCGTGAGGTAGGGGCCTGCTCTTAAGAACGCTCTCGATAGCACGCTTAGAACAGTGGATGCGGCAGATAACGGTAATGACCGGGCCGGAACGGCGGCGGCGTTGGAGCGACGAGGAACGACTGCAGATTTTGGCAGAAGCCTTTGCGCCTGGGGCCAGCGTTTTGGCTGTGGCACGGCGGCACGACATTTCCACGGCGCGGATTTACACATGGCGCAGCAAGCTGCGACAACCGCCCGCCCTGACCGAGTTCGCCGAGGCGGTGGTAGACGATGGCGCCCAGCAAGGCGGGCAACAGGCGGGGATGCCGGTGATCATCATCGATCTCGGCGCCAAGGGACGCGTGAACGTATCAGCTGCGGCATCACCTGCATTGGTGTCGGCGGCGCTGAAGGCCTTGCGATGATCCCA
This window contains:
- a CDS encoding aromatic ring-hydroxylating dioxygenase subunit alpha encodes the protein MSFAERRMTGNPSLVDTVESTQSREIFWDKDVYNLELERIFGRSWLFLGHESLLPKPGDFITTYMAEDKVILSHQPDGSFRAFINSCTHRGNQICHADSGNAKAFVCNYHGWVYGQDGSLVDVPLESRCYHGQLDKARLGAKHVRVETYKGFIFGCGDADAPSLEEYLGEFCWYLDTIWEGAGGGLELLGPPMKSILACNWKVPTENFVGDGYHVGWTHAGALHGIGGELAGLAGNRAEMPFEDLGLQFTTRHGHGFGVIDNAAPAIHVKRDGWAKYLADTRGEVLRKFGPERERLYVGHWNCSIFPSCSFLYGTNTFKVWHPRGPHEIEVWTYTMVPRDADRETKSIIQREASRSFGTAGTLESDDGENMSSATFVNRGNITRDGRMDSSMGVGFEGPHPVYPGIVGSSFIGETSHRGFYRFWKELLDAPNWDAVKANDSVWDSVFLNRDYWTAKLDAAE
- a CDS encoding aromatic-ring-hydroxylating dioxygenase subunit beta, with translation MSVERVLAGLDVQYAIDMHYRAEVRLWQTGQYREWLNNMVAEDIHYWMPIYEQRFLRDRRPDPTPDDAAIYNDDYGELDQRVQRLYTGTVWMEDPPSKIRYFVSNIEAFDTGNGEFDVYSNVLVYRNRRQLEMTVHTLGREDKLRRVDDGFKVFRRKLLLDARVTQDKNLYFFC
- a CDS encoding NAD(P)-dependent alcohol dehydrogenase; translated protein: MEAYAAIIERKGGEFVLDAIDIEEPRDNEVLVKIAAAGMCHTDLTVRDQYYPTPLPAVLGHEGSGIVEKVGRGVTTVKAGDKVVLSFSYCGTCPSCMKGHQAYCPSLFPLNFMGRRLDGTTPIRRNGEELNACFFGQSSFATYSIANENNCVKVADSAQIELLGPLGCGIQTGAGAVLNALQPAPGSSIAIFGVGSVGLSAVMAAKASGCLKIIAVDRNPTRLQLARELGATDLVDATTTNAQEAIIARTNGGADYAIDTTAIPQVLRSAVDSTHTMGETAVVGGAALGTEFTLDMNNMLFGRKLRGVVEGSSTPQVFIPQLIAMREAGLFPFERLCTFYDFDQINQAVEDTEKTGNAIKAILKM
- a CDS encoding MFS transporter translates to MNQDDYKSQSSRRMNSIDKRGTSVWSNCSDTSPVGNGLRDARRYWAALSIWCAIILTIIDASIASVALPFISKGLQLTAAKSVWVINAYQIAIVMALLPMAKVSDILGYKKVYLSGILLFMIAASGSIFAGSLTMLAVARFVQGIGAAAVMVTSGALVRSIYPPELVPRGIGYNTIAVSFASASGPAACAVVLSFANWHAVFAVGLPFGLVALALGWWALPSTASAKRSFDTISALMCCLGFAAGFSILSDLAQNSSSEWTFIKVGVAVSAIFFLRKRTSISHESMVPLDLLKMGSLRLAYGMSASAYAVMILITLSFPFVLQQRLHFGPELIGMLMVPLPIGIMIAAFVAGRLVNRFSSAGLCSSGLISLAGGAICLSFIHPGSSVFLIIAAVAICGLGFGIFQVPNNHSMLATAPHSRAGAASAMLSLSRLIGQTLGALLAASLFRMIGAQSDAPIVVAAFIALTVASITLLIRYRTIVSIG
- a CDS encoding transposase; protein product: MTGPERRRRWSDEERLQILAEAFAPGASVLAVARRHDISTARIYTWRSKLRQPPALTEFAEAVVDDGAQQGGQQAGMPVIIIDLGAKGRVNVSAAASPALVSAALKALR